A window of Meleagris gallopavo isolate NT-WF06-2002-E0010 breed Aviagen turkey brand Nicholas breeding stock chromosome 11, Turkey_5.1, whole genome shotgun sequence genomic DNA:
CCCCGCTCCCCGAAGGGAGGTGGCAGACGGGCCTTTCTCTGCTTTCGGGctttttttggtcttttcttGACGTGAGGGTCCCCCGTGTCATTCCACGAAGCTAGAATGGGGTTCCCTGAACGTCTGTCCCTTCGTACAGCACCTTGGCACCGCGGAAGCCCAGGGACACGGATGGGGAATCCCTTAGGCTCTGATGTTGCAGAACCTCATgctgttaattaaaatatattatctgTGTCTTCCTGAACCCACGACGATTATTGTCATGGGACATGGTTCCCTAGAATCACCTACTCACATGAAGGATCAATCATTTTAACCAACAAGCATTACCTtgttattttccctcttttctttgcaaatcACATCAAGCAGCAGAATGATACTGACCAGTCCCAGATGAAGAATCCCAGAAAGCTCATTCTGATGAGATACTTGGGATGGTATTTTGATACAGTGAACTTGATAGAAACTTTTATACTATCTTTAAGGTCCCTGTAATCAAACCCTTGTTAGGGTGCTTTCTTTGATTCTACCTCAATCATTTAAATTATCACCCTGTGGTCAGCAGGTATCTGGGATCCATCACTGGAGGTCCTTAGTCCTCCTAACAGAGTTTCCAGAGCAGCGGTCAGGAAGCAGAAGTCTCTGCAAAGACCCATTCTTTGTTAGGGCTCTGCAAATAAAACATACTGTTCAGTTCTTGGGACCAGGTCCTACCTCAGCTCTGTATATGTACTTCACTTGCCATGGTGGTGTCCAGGATTGAAGGAATACCTGAGTAGCACTTTACTATAAGAATAGCAGTTGCATCTTCTTTCTGCATCCAAGCCCCATCAATTGTTTGCCTGCAGCTCCATCTCCTTTCTCCCACCAACCAACTACAAAGTGGAATGAAAGGGATGTAAAGGGATGCTTACTGCATCTCAGGAGGAAATCTGGTAACTGCTGTTTTGACCGTGACAGTTTCTGGCTGTTCAACTGTaattcttttctgctgttattctgcacttagtctttttttttttatttattaaataaattcCTTCCCCAGAGTAATCTTTTCAAACACTtgataaagaataaaagaagtcAAAAGTGAAAACTGAACAGTCATGCCACTTAGATTAACAGAGGCAAGAGGCTTAAGGGGATGGGTTGAGTTCACAAAGCAAACACCCTGTTCATCAAATCCAAGCAGTCTGTACCATAGGGCAATTGCTATTAAGTTACAGAGTCAACACCTATTCATCAGTATCTCTATTCCACAGCTTCAAGACACTTTGCTTCAGAAGGAAGAGGAACTTGCTAGGttacatgaagaaaataataaccTCCGACAATACCTGAATTCTGCCCTGGTTAAGTGTTTAGAAGAAAAAGCTAAGGTATTGTGTTCAGACCTGTTGTATAGTCAtgtgcaaaagaaacaaattgaaTAGATACATACCACTAAAATACATGGAAGGTCTAGGAGTGCAGACAACCTGCCCTGTGAGATCCTATTAGGTTCAAACTGTGCAGACAATATAGCCCATAGCATGGTTAAGTTTAGGTTGTAAGTagaggaaagcagcagtgttATGTCCCAAATCTGctttttcagtgaaaagttCAAACTGGAATgtatcaaaatatttcttgaatttGCCTGCTTTGTCATTTACcccttctgaaaagctttttcttttttttaacatttcaggTGATTTATGTTCTATGATTAGTTTCTGTCACCTTCCAGTGGTACATTTTACTTGCGTGAGAACACCGatcttcttaaaaaacaaacaaacaacacctaTTCCAAacttttctgtgaaaagaaactCTTAAAgtcatggcagctgcagctccacaaGCTCCCTGGCCAAGTTCACACCTGCCCCAGCATGACTTACCTCAGCATCCTCCCTCTTTGTCATGCTGCCATGTTCCCCCCCAACCTGCCAAATGCTGcacacagaagcacagcacagtcAGGTAGGAGCTCTCATTTCACGCCTTACTGAGTGAGAATGCCATCAAAGTACGGGCTTTATTGACATTGTCAAATTCTTCTCTTATAGAGACTATGTTGTTGCAGAGGCTGTAAAGGACAAAATAATTAGTCGTATCCATACGTCTAAGGAGGAAGGGTGGAAGAAAGTATCTTTTACAGAGACAGTAGTAACTGTCTTACCTATCTAACATTAAAGGTCAGAAATATGTTGTTTACTGTTAATTAGAAAAATCGGCTTTTAACCTCTCTCcatcttttaatttatttttaatagaaagtgCTATCCTGCCATGGCCAAAAAACCTCTACTATTCTCAAAAACACCAAAAGGAGATTAAAAGAGGACTACTGCTTTGCTCATCAAGAAACTCCTCATGCTTCTAAAGCTAGAAGGAACCTCTTTAATGAATTCTCTGCCTGTGAAGAGCaagccagccctgctgtggaCAGCTGGGTCTTGGAGACTTTAGGATTAAAAGACGTCAACACCATTGATGAATCTTCAGCTAACTACAGTGCCTTGACTTCAGACCTTGGAAAAGACACATACTGCCTTAGCCCTGGTGAAGCCATCAACTACAaccacagtgaagcagtggcagcagcataCAGCTGCAGCCACATGCCTCCTGCTGACAGTACCCATCCATGCAGTGAGgactcttccttcctttctcagtTTCCTTCAGCACCACACACCTCCTCACCAGAGCCAAGCATTTCCTCCCTTCCAGCCTATGAGTTACCATATTTGACTAACAGTTTGTCACCTAACAAAACAGAAGTGGCCTTCACAACATTTCTAAGTCCTCACCGCAATGTGAGAACACACACCTTCCAACAAGGACAAGCTTTTGTGCGCAGAGAAGATGATGGAGGATGGAGATTCACCTGGGTGCCTAAACAGGCTGAATAAGGCACCTGTGTCAAGGGTCAGCCATGAGGGATGTAGGAAGCAGACACTTCATCTTGTGCTCAAGACAAGTTCAGCCAGCAGAAAGAAGTCCTTCTGGGCTCTGTTAAATGCTGCTTTTACACACATGCTCATTATTCCCTCCCAGATTTTCACAGGTGTGGCTTCAGATCACAGTGGGACACGCATCTGCCCTGGGCCAGACGTACAGACAGGACGTACTTCTCTTGTGCCTGTGTTGAGAAgcgtgttttttttcttgcactgtGTTTTTTCTATCATCAGTCATTCCTTGTTAACTGATGATTGTCAGCCTCAACTACTTTCAGCACTGATGATTGCTCCCAAATTCATCAAAGCGGAAGGGACTGGAGAATACACTTTGGAAACAGCATCTCTCTGACATTCACAGATGACAGAAATGACATAAATCTCTGGCTGAGGATCAGCAGTGTCTGAGTGATTTGGGTCTCTCTTAGCTACATAGATTGCCTTGGATTAAGGCAACCcgtgcttttttgtttgtatgttacATTAGGTTGACCTACTCACAGTCACATGGTACTGTCATTTTTTGAGAGCActtcaaaaaaagataagacTTGCTTCTATTGCCTGAAGGCTACATAATTGCAAGGGATTCATCAAATTTAGGAGTTTTTCCTGTGGTATGATTAAAAGTGTTTTCTCtgttatgttttaaaatgttttatttgccaGATAAAAGGAGTTTAAGAAGTTAGAGCCCTGTTTCTCACCAACTTAAGCAACAGAACAAGAACTAGATTTGGAGATGCAGTTGGAATAGTGACATTACCACCACCAGGCAAGGCCCTGGCCCATTGTATTTGTGGCAGACATTCTCTCATCTGCGGTTAATGCACATCAGAGCACTTCTTTTGCAAAGGATGCATTCCCCTCAGCTGCACCATCCCACTAGTCTTTTTACCGATTTTCTTCCCATTCACCAGCTGAAGACTGGATGCTTTCATAGAAGGAAGCCATTCCTGGCTTCAAAAGTGCTTTGTACAGCTTCATTTGGTCTATTTTGACTTGTGAAACCAGAGGTTTTGTTTCTAGGGAACAACTTGTTTACTTTTTTGTCCTGATTTATGAGATTGTACAGAGATTTACCTGAAGTCAACCTCAGCCCAGAGTAAGGACTGCTTCCTCTTTCCATTGTATCCTTCATGCTTCCTGTGGGAAATGTTTACATTTCTCCTAGCTTGGGGAGGCAGTATCACATAGTGGTTAGCGTTTGGAAACTATAACTTTCAGCACCATCTCTTACCTCTCCATGTCTCTGTCAGGCAGTAGAGACAGGCAGGCATAGCTAAAACTATGACTGCCTTAAGGATGCTTTAAAAACCTCTGACAAGAAGGtgctccagcactgtgcaggtacttttttttttcctaaatactACTAATTATATGAAGTCAACTGACATGAAGTAAATTCACTGGTAATGTTTCATATTACCTTTGTTTTCTGCTATATAGTATTTTGATACTTAAGTATTGGAAATGAAGGGAGCAGTTTGATTATTCTGGCTTTCAGCTTGGCCCCAGTAGGATAAGGAAGCACTTACGTAGATTAAAAATAACCACATGTGGGCATTTCCTTCCAGTgggcatattttttttctacgGAGAAATAggtattttatatttgaagGATAAAACTGTTTCTCGTGCCTTAGAATTGCAGTATTTGGGATTCTCCGTGTAGTGGTTTCCCAAAAGAATTAAATAACTGTATTTCTCTGTAGTTACTTTGAAGTCGTAGGGAAGACTCCCACAATAGctaatttgaaaatattgatTGTAGGCAGTattgcactgaaataaaaataccacCACTACACACGgaataaatacagtaatttgTTCTGAACTTTTGTTGTAGTCAGTAAAAATGTGGCCAGCTGATAAATCTGGTCAGACAAGACTACTGTTTCTATAGCACTTTTCTGTATTCaaatggaagcagaaggaaaaaactgtCCTACAAACAGCTAATTTCTTTCTCAAGACAATTCTTTTCTACTAACTCCTCTTGCCTTACTTTATAAGGtagcactgaagaaaatgctTGTCACTGGAGTTTTTATTGGTGCGTGTGACTGTCTAGAAAATGCCTGACCTTGACTTGAATAAGTGATGAGAAATCCTGTTTTGTGTGGTGATGTGGGATGAACAGCATATAGCAAATAGAAGTGTGACCAAAGGATGACACTCAACATAGCTGTAGATACCATGTCTTCCAAAGCAGCTGTAAAAGTTACTTGGGAAAGTTCTATATATTTTAATGCTACTGAATACTATTGCGGTTGTGTTTGAATGCTATCAGTGAACAGCAGTAGCAAATACATTATTTGTTTTGTCAGCAAACATTTaatcaggttttgttttctctaaagagagaaaatacttcTCCATTTCACATTTCCTTTCCACATTTTTCAGATCACTTCATGTGAAAACTTCTGCAAAGAACCAGCACAAAGCTGTCAGATCTTTGATACAATCCCAAGTAGGGTTTCAGTGGAACCAAACAATTCTTGTACCTGTAGAGCATTTTGTAAAAAGATGGCTGGTCCTCTTGTCATAGCAAATAAACTATAGATGTAAGAACATAGTTCAGTGAATCATGTACCTGAGTGTATCCtctttgtttgctgtgagaTCCCTGAGTTTTGCTCAGCATGAAGGTATAGATCTTGTGGCAGGGATTTCTGTCTGAGCTTGGTTTACTGGAGCTCATCTGGGCAGAGAGtcccacagtgctgctccttGTTTGCACACACAAACTCAAAGTTCTGGTTTGGACACCTGGGTGAAAAAAGATGTCTGTCATCTACTCCATGGGAACAGTACTGCTGATTGCTACAGTAGTAGGAGCACActggaagggaaacaaaagaCACACAAGCATATAAagggttattttttcttttcccgtAACAGCATCATTTTTTGAGCAATACAGACAAGCTATTCTAGCACCAATGCACAATAAGCAAATCAGTCCCCAGATGAGTACtgaaattcttttgcttttttattacgCTATAAGCAGAGTGGGTTCTGGGTTCTGATATCAGCTCTGGTATACCCgtttgtttttgtgctttgaTTTCTACACTATGGACCAGTTCATAACAGTTTAACAAGAAAACATTATGCTTGCTGCTGCAAATGTGAGAAGTTCCTTCTTGCCTAGGAGCAGCCTCAGCAATATAAGTGTCTAGGTTGGGGAAGCCTGATTGGGAGGTTCTTTGGACAGTGGTGAACTTCGTTATCTGTAAACATCCATTTTGTATTaacatatttgttttatttttttatttgaagttcatttgttttctgaatgtaaTATGCAGCTGCACCGCTTAAAACAACCCACGTTTTTAAGAATGTATGCTTATAGTAACAGAATTTAATTTAACACtcagtgttttgatttttgtgatTGAAAAGCACTGTGATTATCTGTAAACATCAATTTTACCTGCGTCATTAAGTTATGCCTAATAAAACTCTAAATAACATCTAATTGGTGCATATCTGCCCACACCTTCACACTTAAGCATCTATTAAACAGAAGACCTGTTGCTCACACTGCACAACGTAACACCTACAGCTTGCGTGGCTCTGTAGAGGACTGAGAGGGACCTTTACTTCCTGGTAACAAGTGCCCACAAAAAAGGATCACGATACAATAGAGGTAAACATATAACAGCCATGCATATGCCGGGTTCAATCTGAACTTGCACAGTGCATTTTGGTGATCCATCACTGTTTTGACTCAAATGGATTCCATGCTACAAAGCAACTAAGGCAGAGGGAAGtactgtgcttttcttctgttgcttttgcAGCACCAGATTATCACTTAATAGACCTGTACCTTCTTTCTTAGTCAATTGAGCACTGTGATCAAGGGTGACCTGATTCATCATAGTACTCTGCGTACTCTTGATTTTGATTCTGTAGTGATGAATTATAAAGTAGTGCTGAGGTGTGACATTAAGAGactgaagatgaaagaaaatcatgAGTAAAAAACATAAATCTCCATTTAGTCAGCTGTAGTCAACACCGAAAGTAAGACTACATTACTTATTAACTTTCCTCTCTGATTGTGGGAAGGTTTATTAGTAACCACACACCAGTTGGGACCAGAGAGAtctatttttcattgaaatgtaagatttttttattgcttatgAAGAGACACAAAGTGAACCCTGATCTTTAAACTCATTTGTCCTATAGAAAAGACAATAAGTCTAGCAGTTGATTCATAAACATCCTGGCTTATTGCCAGGTAGATAACATCCTGTAATAGAGAGCagtttataaataatttttggaTGAGCCATGATACACCTAAAATACAATCTCTCCTGTCATTCCTCTGGTCCATTATTTGTGCATCATTGAGTTATTTCAAGGTCAAATATTTATGTGCACTGCAGCCCAAGGAAATCAACACAACAGTGGAGTGCAAGCAACAGACTATAAAAATCACCAGGGGCATGAGTATCTGGGCTGAGCCTTAACTTTTCCTCTATTCCTTCAAAATTCCCACTCATAGATTGTACCTGTGATACCGGCACGGTTAGTTGAAACTCCCAATAACCTCCTCAGAAACTTATTAGTGAGAGAACACACTCTAATAAATGAACATTTAAAAGTCCTATTTACACATCCAACATCttccaccaccatcaccacatTATTCCCCATTAAGAGGGAATACTGGAAGCGTGAGCACTACACAACGTTTTCAGGGGCACGGAGTATGCCATCGGATGAGTCGGAGCACAGACCAGAAGCTCTACCTTCCAGCTGTGCACTGAACCCAGCAGTCGTGCATCCCGCCGTGCCCGCAGCCACCTGGAGCACAGCCGCTGCCCATGGTGGGTGGCGCCGCTGTCCAAGGTGCTGAATCGGCCGCCCAGTGGCTCAGCGCTCCGAGCGTCTCCTGGGACagatcctgcagctgcactCCCAACGTACACAAACCACATGTGGCAAGGCAGGAGGAGTAGCACAGCTGCCACTGCTCAAAGGACACTGTGAGGTGAAATGCCTGGGGTTAAGGATCCAGAGAGAAATGCTATGTGCATGGAGCTGCATCTCGGTAAAGCTTCACGATTTACAGGTTCTAACAGTACTGCATTCCTCTTGCAAACAAGCTGGGCAACAACCACGCTCAGCCTAAAGGCTGCAACCCAAAGTATCACTGCAGGCAGTTAAAATGCCATTTAGAAAACTTTCCTTATATAAGGGAGATTGTACTGCTCCCAGCTAGCATGATAAGACCAAGAAATCCTTGTGATCTCTAAGCAGCAGCATCCCCTTTAATCTTAAGCGTTGTATTTTTCACTTA
This region includes:
- the GMNC gene encoding geminin coiled-coil domain-containing protein 1, with the protein product MTSLGPIASPNGRARRSRASRAAPTCGLTPLCCRPGRLFAPELVGQEEAWRGDQLSSQLYRNKQLQDTLLQKEEELARLHEENNNLRQYLNSALVKCLEEKAKKVLSCHGQKTSTILKNTKRRLKEDYCFAHQETPHASKARRNLFNEFSACEEQASPAVDSWVLETLGLKDVNTIDESSANYSALTSDLGKDTYCLSPGEAINYNHSEAVAAAYSCSHMPPADSTHPCSEDSSFLSQFPSAPHTSSPEPSISSLPAYELPYLTNSLSPNKTEVAFTTFLSPHRNVRTHTFQQGQAFVRREDDGGWRFTWVPKQAE